Proteins from one Triticum aestivum cultivar Chinese Spring chromosome 7A, IWGSC CS RefSeq v2.1, whole genome shotgun sequence genomic window:
- the LOC123149763 gene encoding zinc finger MYM-type protein 1 has product MGKENRTQKRIDLVFKRKRDDTIEVEEDQVLPLLELEQQQPEQQHNQDGGVRTNEVVTFRGIEFLQRDPGLRPQIWQYPPDQRDIVRRAYLMLGPMQPRLENYKPSGELGHQRRFQYSWFGDFPSWLEYSEEKSCVYCLYCFVSNNKENTRGGSHVFTVHGFDSWKRVCGKHCAFLTHIGSGPCSPHNNAVTSGHALMKQPCHIENVMAVRDKEKVERNRLRLKVSIAVVKWLAFQACAFRGHDERPESKNQGNFLEMVKLLAEFNPEIAKVVLGNAPYGAKYTSHDIQNEILSIFASKIRKHIREEVGDYKYSILVDETCDASKREQMALVLRFADKGGILQERFFDLIHVANTRSLTLKNELSFVLSNNGFDIQNLRGQGYDGASNMRGELNGLQALFLHKCPYAYYVHCYAHRLQLALVDASKEVVPISQFFQKLIFIINTVDSSSKRHDELHLAQLVELENGISNASIETGQGANQIRSLKRPGDTRWGSHFGSVYSLMKMFGPVCSVIQDIAADGSIGSIRADADTSFGYLSSFEFIFILCLMKEIFEITELLGQALQKKSQDIVNVVRLVSSTKQCLQELRSDDGYQVFITTVVEFCVNHSIDIPDFEETYIMRGGRARRQPDQFTKEHYFRVEIFFSTLDTQLFELSRRFNDKMLPRMMI; this is encoded by the exons ATGGGCAAGGAAAATCGGACTCAGAAAAGAATTGATTTGGTGTTTAAAAGGAAAAGAGATGATACAATTGAAGTTGAGGAAGACCAAGTATTGCCCTTGCTTGAATTGGAACAGCAACAACCTGAACAACAACATAACCAAGATGGAGGAGTTCGAACAAATGAAGTTGTTACATTTCGGGGTATTGAGTTCTTGCAGCGGGATCCTGGATTGCGCCCTCAAATTTGGCAATATCCACCAGACCAAAGAGATATCGTCAGGAGAGCATATTTGATGTTAGGTCCTATGCAACCCCGTCTAGAGAACTATAAACCTTCTGGTGAACTAGGGCATCAACGCCGCTTCCAATATAGTTGGTTTGGTGATTTTCCGTCATGGCTAGAGTATTCAGAGGAGAAAAGTTGTGTGTATTGTCTATATTGCTTTGTCTCCAATAACAAAGAGAATACACGAGGTGGTTCTCATGTGTTCACGGTACATGGATTTGACAGTTGGAAGAGGGTTTGTGGGAAACATTGTGCATTCTTGACCCACATAGGATCTGGACCATGCTCACCACACAACAATGCAGTCACTAGTGGTCATGCCTTAATGAAACAACCATGCCACATAGAGAATGTTATGGCTGTGAGGGACAAGGAGAAGGTGGAAAGAAATCGTTTGCGGCTGAAAGTCTCAATTGCGGTTGTTAAGTGGCTTGCATTCCAAGCTTGTGCTTTTAGAGGGCATGATGAGAGACCAGAGTCAAAGAATCAAGGAAACTTTCTTGAAATGGTGAAGCTTCTTGCAGAATTTAATCCTGAGATTGCCAAAGTTGTGTTGGGAAATGCTCCATACGGCGCAAAATACACATCACATGATATCCAGAATGAGATCTTGAGTATATTTGCATCTAAAATCAGGAAGCATATTCGTGAGGAAGTTGGAGATTATAAGTATTCTATTTTAGTGGATGAAACGTGTGATGCATCAAAGAGAGAGCAAATGGCGTTGGTTCTTAGGTTTGCTGATAAAGGTGGTATTTTGCAAGAGAGATTCTTTGATTTGATACATGTAGCGAACACGAGGTCTTTGACACTGAAAAATGAGTTGAGCTTTGTTTTGTCAAACAACGGTTTTGATATTCAGAACCTTCGAGGACAAGGTTATGACGGCGCTAGTAATATGAGAGGCGAGTTAAATGGATTGCAAGCTCTTTTCCTCCACAAATGCCCATATGCTTATTATGTCCATTGTTATGCCCATCGCTTGCAACTTGCTCTAGTTGATGCATCTAAAGAAGTGGTTCCTATCTCCCAGTTCTTTCAGAAATTGATCTTTATCATAAACACGGTTGACTCATCTTCAAAGCGCCATGATGAGCTTCATCTTGCCCAACTAGTTGAACTAGAAAATGGAATCTCTAATGCTAGCATCGAGACAGGTCAAGGGGCAAATCAAATCCGCTCACTTAAGCGACCAGGAGACACAAGGTGGGGTTCTCATTTTGGTTCAGTTTATAGCCTTATGAAGATGTTTGGTCCAGTTTGTTCAGTTATCCAAGATATAGCCGCCGATGGATCAATTGGCTCAATTCGTGCAGATGCAGACACTTCTTTTGGCTACTTGTCCTCATTTGAGTTCATTTTTATCTTATGTTTGATGAAGGAAATCTTTGAAATAACAGAATTGCTTGGCCAAGCTTTACAAAAGAAATCACAAGATATTGTGAATGTTGTCCGCCTAGTTTCCTCAACAAAACAATGTCTTCAGGAGTTGAGATCAGATGATGGCTACCAAGTATTTATTACTACGGTTGTTGAATTTTGTGTAAACCATTCCATTGACATTCCAGACTTTGAGGAAACATACATCATGCGTGGTGGTCGTGCTCGTCGTCAACCTGATCAGTTCACCAAGGAGCATTACTTTCGAGTGGAAATTTTCTTCTCAACACTGGACACTCAACTATTTGAATTAAGCCGAAGATTCAATGATAAG ATGCTTCCAAGGATGATGATTTGA
- the LOC123149765 gene encoding ATP-dependent zinc metalloprotease FTSH 1, chloroplastic: MAPPSLSSSHLLITASLPKPSSIRPPRLPLSSRPVPALLLALAASPAFPALAVDAPAPLDAAAPQLQLQAEAPTPAANPFADTLLTAPKPGSAAADIPDGGQWRYSEFLAAVKKGKVERVRFSKDGGMLQLTAVDGRRASVVVPNDPDLIDILATNGVDISVAEGDAAGPGGFLAFVGNLLFPFIAFAGLFFLFRRAQGGPGGGPGGMGGPMDFGRSKSKFQEVPETGVTFQDVAGADQAKLELQEVVDFLKNPDKYTALGAKIPKGCLLVGPPGTGKTLLARAVAGEAGVPFFSCAASEFVELFVGVGASRVRDLFEKAKAKAPCIVFIDEIDAVGRQRGAGMGGGNDEREQTINQLLTEMDGFSGNSGVIVLAATNRPDVLDSALLRPGRFDRQVTVDRPDVAGRVRILEVHSRGKALAKDVDFDKVARRTPGFTGADLQNLMNEAAILAARRDLKEISKDEISDALERIIAGPEKKNAVVSEQKRKLVAYHEAGHALVGALMPEYDPVAKISIIPRGQAGGLTFFAPSEERLESGLYSRSYLENQMAVALGGRVAEEVIFGQDNVTTGASSDFMQVSRVARQMVERFGFSKKIGQVAIGSSGGNPFLGQQMSSQKDYSMATADIVDAEVRELVETAYSRATQIINTHIDILHRLANLLIEKETVDGEEFMSLFIDGQAELFVA; the protein is encoded by the exons ATGGCGCCCccttccctctcctcctcccacctcctcaTCACCGCGTCCCTCCCCAAGCCCTCCTCCATCCGGCCGCCGCGCCTCCCGCTCTCCTCCAGGCCCGTCCCGGCGCTGCTCCTCGcgctcgccgcctcgccggccttTCCCGCCCTCGCCGTCGACGCGCCCGCGCCGCTCGATGCGGCGGCCCCGCAGCTGCAGCTCCAGGCCGAGGCGCCGACGCCCGCGGCCAACCCCTTCGCCGACACCCTGCTCACCGCGCCCAAGCCTGGGTCGGCGGCCGCCGACATCCCCGACGGCGGCCAGTGGCGCTACAGCGAGTTCCTCGCGGCCGTCAAGAAGGGCAAGGTCGAGCGCGTGCGCTTCTCCAAGGACGGCGGCATGCTGCAGCTCACGGCCGTCGACGGCCGCCGCGCCTCCGTCGTCGTGCCCAACGACCCCGACCTCATCGACATCCTCGCCACCAACGGCGTCGACATCTCCGTCGCCGAGGGCGACGCCGCGGGGCCCGGGGGCTTCCTCGCCTTCGTCGGCAACCTGCTCTTCCCCTTCATCGCCTTCGCGGggctcttcttcctcttccgccGCGCGCAGGGCGGGCCCGGCGGGGGCCCCGGCGGGATGGGCGGGCCCATGGACTTCGGCCGCTCCAAGAGCAAGTTCCAGGAGGTGCCCGAGACCGGGGTCACCTTCCAGGACGTCGCCGGCGCCGACCAGGCCAAGCTCGAGCTGCAGGAGGTCGTGGATTTCCTCAAGAACCCCGACAAGTACACCGCGCTCGGGGCCAAGATCCCCAAGGGCTGCCTGCTCGTCGGCCCGCCCGGGACCGGGAAGACGCTGCTCGCCCGGGCCGTCGCCGGGGAGGCCGGGGTGCCCTTCTTCTCCTGCGCCGCGTCTGAGTTCGTCGAGCTCTTCGTCGGCGTCGGCGCGTCCAGGGTGAGGGACCTCTTcgagaaggccaaggccaaggcgcCCTGCATCGTCTTCATCGATGAGATTGACGCCGTCGGGAGGCAGCGTGGTGCCGGAATGGGTGGGGGGAACGATGAGAGGGAGCAGACCATTAACCAGCTGCTCACGGAGATGGACGGCTTCTCCGGAAACAGCGGTGTCATCGTGCTCGCCGCGACCAACAGGCCAGATGTGCTCGACTCGGCGCTTCTGCGGCCAGGGCGGTTTGATCGGCAGGTCACCGTCGACCGTCCGGATGTCGCCGGCCGTGTCAGGATCCTTGAG GTTCACTCCAGAGGAAAGGCATTGGCGAAGGATGTAGACTTTGATAAGGTTGCCAGAAGGACACCTGGTTTCACCGGTGCTGATCTTCAGAACTTGATGAATGAGGCTGCCATCCTTGCTGCTCGTCGTGATCTGAAGGAGATAAGCAAGGACGAGATCTCTGATGCTCTGGAGAGGATCATTGCTGGGCCTGAGAAGAAGAATGCAGTTGTTTCAGAACAGAAGAGGAAGCTTGTGGCTTACCATG AGGCTGGACATGCCCTCGTCGGTGCCCTGATGCCTGAATATGACCCTGTTGCCAAGATTTCCATCATTCCTCGAGGTCAAGCTGGTGGCCTCACGTTCTTTGCTCCAAGCGAAGAGAGGCTTGAGTCTGGACTGTACAGCAGGAGCTACCTAGAGAACCAAATGGCTGTGGCACTTGGTGGCAG GGTTGCCGAGGAGGTGATCTTTGGCCAAGACAATGTGACAACTGGGGCATCCAGTGACTTCATGCAGGTCTCACGTGTCGCCAGACAAATGGTTGAAAGATTTGGGTTCAGTAAGAAGATTGGGCAAGTCGCGATCGGATCATCTGGTGGAAACCCTTTCTTGGGCCAGCAG ATGTCGAGCCAGAAGGACTACTCGATGGCCACGGCGGACATCGTAGACGCCGAGGTCAGGGAACTCGTGGAGACGGCCTACTCGCGGGCGACGCAGATCATCAACACCCACATCGACATCCTCCACAGGCTCGCCAACCTCCTGATCGAGAAGGAGACCGTGGACGGGGAGGAGTTCATGAGCCTCTTCATCGACGGGCAGGCAGAGCTGTTCGTCGCATAA